One Tunturibacter gelidoferens genomic region harbors:
- a CDS encoding NupC/NupG family nucleoside CNT transporter — MSRFTGLLGLITFLGLAYAFSTNRRAIRWRTVVWGLSLQIVFAFLVIKWNAGQAILRNISNVITSLLAHSVDGSSLVFGQLGIPGRPFAVLAFAVLPTIIFVSAFFAIMYHIGLMQHIIRIVAWIMQRTMGTSGAESTNVAASIFMGQTEAPLTIRPFLAGATRSELMVIMTSGMAHVSGGIMAAYISFGINAQDLLSAVIMTAPGTILVAKMLVPETEVPATIGTVHMPPNEEHKNENFIAAVARGTIDGGRLAFNVAIMLISFVALVGLFNAIMLGISNFLWAHGHIPFPHSLNAILGVAGAPIAWLIGVPWHDAHTIGNLLGTRTMINEFVAFTQLGAIKSTLAPRTFSIATFALCGFANVGSIGMQIGGIGALVPNRRNDLAQLGLRAMLAGTMANLMSASIVSMLIK, encoded by the coding sequence TTGTCTCGATTCACCGGTCTGCTCGGCCTCATCACCTTCCTCGGCCTCGCCTACGCCTTCTCCACCAATCGCCGAGCAATCCGCTGGCGCACTGTGGTTTGGGGGCTCAGCCTGCAGATCGTCTTCGCCTTCCTCGTCATCAAATGGAACGCCGGCCAGGCCATCCTCCGCAACATCTCCAACGTCATCACCTCACTCCTCGCCCACTCGGTCGACGGCTCCTCCCTCGTCTTCGGACAGCTCGGCATCCCCGGTCGCCCCTTCGCCGTCCTCGCCTTCGCCGTCCTTCCCACCATCATCTTCGTAAGCGCCTTCTTCGCCATCATGTACCACATCGGCCTCATGCAGCACATCATCCGCATCGTCGCATGGATCATGCAGCGAACCATGGGAACCTCCGGCGCCGAGTCCACCAACGTAGCCGCCAGCATCTTCATGGGCCAGACCGAAGCCCCCCTCACCATCCGCCCATTCCTCGCCGGCGCCACCCGCAGCGAGCTCATGGTCATCATGACCTCCGGCATGGCTCACGTCTCCGGCGGCATCATGGCCGCCTACATCAGCTTCGGCATCAACGCCCAAGACCTTTTATCCGCCGTCATCATGACCGCACCCGGCACCATCCTCGTCGCCAAGATGCTCGTCCCCGAGACCGAAGTCCCCGCCACCATCGGCACCGTCCACATGCCGCCGAACGAAGAGCACAAAAACGAAAACTTCATCGCCGCCGTCGCACGCGGCACCATCGATGGCGGCCGACTCGCCTTCAACGTAGCCATCATGCTCATCAGCTTTGTCGCGCTCGTCGGCCTGTTCAACGCCATCATGCTTGGCATCTCCAACTTCCTCTGGGCCCACGGCCACATCCCCTTCCCGCACTCCCTCAACGCCATCCTCGGCGTCGCCGGAGCACCCATCGCCTGGCTCATCGGCGTCCCCTGGCACGACGCCCACACCATCGGCAACCTCCTCGGCACCCGCACCATGATCAACGAGTTCGTCGCCTTCACCCAGCTCGGCGCCATCAAATCCACCCTCGCGCCGCGCACCTTCTCCATCGCCACCTTCGCCCTCTGTGGCTTCGCCAACGTAGGCAGCATCGGCATGCAGATCGGTGGCATCGGAGCCCTCGTCCCCAACCGCCGCAACGACCTCGCCCAGCTGGGCCTCCGCGCCATGCTCGCCGGAACCATGGCCAACCTCATGTCAGCCAGCATCGTCTCGATGCTCATCAAATAG
- a CDS encoding FkbM family methyltransferase: MSLRSKVRKILGVRSFNSDDDHLRMIPNAATIFDVGANVGQTAKNYRRLYPQANIWSFEPAPEPFKELEHCLSYKFTPMRLALSDLKGSAQLNIGDESYTNSLLVRGNGARRTIDVATDTVDNICSSYRVHEIDILKIDVEGAETRVLNGAVETFSRRAIKAVFIEVYFTPAYRDMPLFSALDDHLKSSGFYLHGLYSFFRGHNERLSFGNALYLLDKG; this comes from the coding sequence ATGTCATTACGATCCAAAGTTCGTAAGATCTTAGGGGTTCGTTCCTTCAATTCAGATGACGACCATCTGCGCATGATTCCGAATGCAGCTACCATCTTCGATGTGGGCGCTAACGTAGGTCAAACCGCAAAGAACTATCGCAGACTGTATCCACAAGCCAATATATGGTCTTTTGAACCAGCGCCAGAGCCGTTCAAGGAATTAGAGCACTGTCTCAGCTATAAGTTCACTCCTATGCGGCTTGCTCTATCAGATCTCAAAGGTAGCGCACAACTGAACATTGGTGATGAGAGCTATACAAACTCATTGCTTGTGAGAGGCAATGGCGCAAGACGAACCATCGATGTGGCGACAGATACCGTCGACAATATCTGTAGCTCTTATCGTGTCCATGAGATCGATATTCTTAAAATAGACGTAGAAGGAGCAGAGACGCGCGTGTTGAACGGAGCGGTAGAGACGTTTAGCCGCAGGGCGATCAAAGCTGTCTTTATTGAGGTGTACTTCACTCCAGCATATAGAGATATGCCGCTGTTTTCAGCTCTGGACGACCACTTGAAATCATCAGGCTTCTATCTTCATGGGTTGTATTCGTTTTTTCGAGGACACAACGAGAGGCTTAGTTTTGGTAATGCTTTGTATTTGCTGGATAAAGGCTAA
- a CDS encoding lysophospholipid acyltransferase family protein, translating to MRGAEVSGGIAVWRFLRSGLRSFLFVGLLVAAVVDCWMRRPKVGAEGAVWIHGWCRRIVRVLGFECSVEGAVPLGGAVVSNHLSYLDILLYSSVQPFVMVAKTEVRGWPLLGWLTARAGTVYVKRGGGPKTYPAVNAAMAEAYRSGLPVLFFPEGTTTEGAEVLPFRRGLFHSVLDGGVPLRVAALRYSLDPYAVNGGATVGEDVCWWGDMEFASHMFRFLGLRGLRAKIRFGEEIVERTDRFVLSTTARGVVAEMYEDLGLEVGASVGWEHDSELVEAL from the coding sequence TTGAGGGGTGCTGAGGTGAGTGGGGGGATCGCTGTGTGGCGATTTTTGCGGTCGGGGCTGCGTAGTTTTTTGTTTGTGGGATTGCTGGTGGCGGCGGTGGTGGACTGCTGGATGCGGCGGCCGAAGGTTGGGGCCGAGGGTGCGGTCTGGATTCATGGGTGGTGCAGGCGGATTGTGAGGGTGCTGGGGTTTGAGTGCAGCGTTGAAGGAGCGGTGCCGTTGGGTGGGGCGGTAGTGTCGAATCACCTGAGTTATCTGGATATTCTGCTGTACAGCTCGGTGCAGCCGTTCGTGATGGTGGCGAAGACGGAGGTGCGAGGTTGGCCGCTGCTGGGTTGGCTGACGGCGCGGGCCGGGACCGTGTATGTGAAGCGAGGCGGTGGGCCGAAGACGTATCCGGCGGTGAATGCTGCGATGGCGGAGGCTTATCGGAGCGGCTTGCCAGTGCTGTTCTTTCCGGAGGGGACGACGACTGAGGGAGCAGAGGTGTTGCCGTTTCGGCGGGGGCTGTTTCACTCGGTGTTGGATGGTGGCGTTCCGCTGCGGGTTGCGGCGCTGCGGTATTCGCTTGATCCCTACGCGGTGAATGGTGGTGCGACCGTGGGTGAGGATGTCTGCTGGTGGGGCGATATGGAGTTCGCGTCGCACATGTTCCGGTTTCTCGGGTTGCGAGGGCTGAGGGCGAAGATACGGTTTGGGGAGGAGATCGTCGAACGGACGGATCGGTTTGTGCTCTCGACGACTGCGCGGGGCGTTGTGGCGGAGATGTATGAGGATCTGGGGCTAGAGGTTGGGGCGAGCGTGGGTTGGGAGCATGACTCCGAGCTGGTGGAGGCGCTGTAA
- a CDS encoding MoaD/ThiS family protein, which produces MIRILLPAHLRTLAGVSGEVMLEVGGAVTQRSVLDALEAKYPMLCGTIREHGTMKRRAFLRFFACGEDLSHEPPEALLPEAVGKGVEPFLVIAAVAGG; this is translated from the coding sequence ATGATTCGTATTTTGCTGCCGGCGCATCTGCGAACTTTGGCGGGTGTGAGTGGCGAGGTGATGCTTGAGGTTGGGGGCGCGGTGACGCAGCGCTCTGTGCTGGATGCGCTAGAGGCGAAGTATCCGATGTTGTGCGGGACGATTCGGGAGCATGGAACGATGAAGCGCAGGGCGTTTCTGCGATTCTTTGCATGTGGGGAGGATCTGTCGCATGAGCCGCCGGAGGCTTTGTTGCCTGAGGCTGTGGGGAAGGGGGTTGAGCCGTTTCTGGTGATTGCTGCGGTGGCTGGCGGGTAG
- a CDS encoding WD40/YVTN/BNR-like repeat-containing protein, which yields MSKVRLLVGTRKGAFVMTSDGKRERWEITGPHFAGWEIYHVKGSPVDPNRLYASQSSGWFGQVIQRSDDGGATWVQAGNKFLYDGVPGTHQWYDGTPHPWEFKRVWHLEPSLSNVDEVYAGVEDAALFRSADGGGSWEELSGLRGHGSGPHWQPGAGGMCLHTIILDPSDPARIFIAISAAGAFRTDDAGKTWKPINQGLRSEQIPDPTAEVGHCVHHIAMHPSRPGVLFMQKHWDVMRSDNAGDSWREVSGNLPTDFGFVIDVHAHEPETVFVVPIKSDSEHFPLDGRLRVYRSRSGGNEWEALTKGLPQKDCYVNVLRDAMAVDSLDECGVYFGTTGGQVYGSSDGGDSWTPIVRDLPAVLSVEVQTLDSGSQPLSSESRTLA from the coding sequence ATGAGCAAGGTGAGATTGCTGGTTGGCACGCGCAAGGGCGCTTTTGTGATGACTTCAGATGGGAAGCGGGAGAGGTGGGAGATTACGGGGCCGCACTTTGCGGGCTGGGAGATCTATCACGTGAAGGGATCGCCGGTTGATCCGAACCGTTTGTATGCGTCGCAGTCGAGTGGATGGTTCGGGCAGGTGATTCAGCGGTCGGATGATGGTGGGGCGACGTGGGTGCAGGCGGGGAACAAGTTTCTTTACGACGGGGTGCCGGGGACCCACCAGTGGTATGACGGGACGCCGCATCCGTGGGAGTTCAAGAGGGTGTGGCATCTGGAGCCTTCGCTGAGCAACGTGGATGAGGTGTACGCGGGGGTGGAGGATGCGGCGCTGTTTCGGTCGGCGGATGGGGGAGGGAGTTGGGAGGAGCTGTCAGGGTTGCGTGGGCATGGTTCGGGGCCGCACTGGCAGCCGGGGGCGGGTGGCATGTGCCTGCATACGATCATTCTTGATCCGAGTGATCCGGCGAGAATTTTTATTGCCATTTCGGCGGCGGGTGCATTTCGAACGGACGACGCGGGGAAGACGTGGAAGCCGATTAACCAGGGGCTGCGATCGGAGCAGATTCCTGATCCGACGGCGGAGGTCGGGCATTGTGTTCATCACATCGCGATGCATCCGTCCCGACCTGGAGTGCTGTTTATGCAGAAGCACTGGGACGTGATGCGCAGTGACAATGCAGGCGATTCGTGGCGAGAGGTCAGCGGGAATCTGCCAACGGACTTTGGATTTGTGATTGATGTGCATGCGCATGAGCCGGAGACGGTCTTTGTGGTGCCGATCAAGAGCGACTCGGAACACTTTCCGCTGGATGGGAGACTGCGGGTTTATCGGAGCAGATCGGGCGGCAATGAGTGGGAGGCGCTGACGAAGGGGCTGCCGCAGAAGGATTGTTATGTGAATGTGCTGCGCGACGCAATGGCGGTGGATTCACTGGACGAGTGCGGGGTTTACTTTGGCACGACGGGAGGGCAGGTGTATGGGTCCTCCGATGGCGGAGACAGCTGGACGCCGATTGTGCGGGATCTGCCGGCGGTGTTGTCGGTGGAGGTGCAGACCTTGGATTCGGGGTCGCAGCCCTTGTCCTCTGAGTCGCGGACGCTCGCATGA
- a CDS encoding thymidine phosphorylase gives MTKTHHPIDVILHKRDGRVLTDDEIQAFIHALVQRTPQKQLVTDAQIAAFLMAVFHRGLTAQELATLTASMRYSGETFDAAPLHTFTVDKHSTGGVGDKTSLLIAPILAAAGLASPTPSGIPGICVPMISGRSLGHTGGTLDKLETIPGFKTQLTLDQIFLSLEKCGAALVGQTPRLVPADRILYALRDHTGTVESPYLITASIMSKKLAEDLNALVLDVKTGSGAFMPTYEQSKLLAELMVQTGESSGTRTIALLTNHDEPLGRFAGNWIEVWECVDIMRAKRTEDRHPMSADLIHLSNILAGWMLHLAGHADSPEEGAKLSDEILLSGAAFKAWLRIVAIQCGDVSLFHDPAAHHQPTASRTLTATHSGYLASMDCKQVGWAVQRLGAGRAKPGDPVSAHAGIEMHAKLGDPIKAGQPLVTLFSEDISLLDEPESMLRETLHIAASPPQLQPLLREVITKNTLSS, from the coding sequence ATGACCAAAACTCATCACCCCATCGACGTCATCCTCCACAAACGCGACGGCCGCGTCCTCACCGACGACGAGATCCAAGCCTTCATCCATGCCCTCGTCCAACGCACGCCACAAAAACAACTTGTCACCGACGCCCAGATCGCCGCCTTCCTCATGGCCGTCTTCCACCGCGGCCTCACCGCGCAAGAACTCGCCACCCTCACCGCCTCCATGCGCTACTCCGGCGAGACCTTCGACGCCGCCCCCCTCCACACCTTCACTGTCGACAAGCACTCCACCGGCGGCGTCGGCGACAAGACCTCGCTCCTCATCGCCCCCATCCTAGCCGCCGCGGGCCTCGCCTCGCCAACACCGTCAGGAATCCCCGGCATCTGCGTCCCCATGATCTCCGGCCGCAGCCTCGGTCACACCGGCGGCACACTCGACAAGCTCGAAACCATCCCCGGCTTCAAAACCCAACTCACCCTCGACCAGATCTTCCTCTCCCTCGAAAAGTGCGGCGCCGCCCTCGTCGGCCAGACCCCGCGTCTAGTCCCCGCCGACCGCATCCTCTACGCCCTCCGCGATCACACCGGCACCGTCGAATCTCCCTACCTCATCACCGCCAGCATCATGAGCAAAAAACTAGCCGAAGACCTCAACGCCCTGGTCCTCGACGTCAAAACCGGCAGTGGCGCCTTCATGCCCACCTATGAACAATCAAAGCTCCTCGCCGAACTCATGGTCCAGACCGGCGAATCCTCCGGCACCCGCACCATCGCCCTGCTCACCAATCACGACGAACCCCTCGGCCGCTTCGCCGGCAACTGGATCGAAGTCTGGGAGTGCGTCGACATCATGCGCGCCAAACGGACGGAAGACCGCCACCCCATGTCCGCCGATCTCATCCATCTCTCGAACATTCTCGCCGGCTGGATGCTTCATCTCGCCGGCCACGCCGACAGCCCCGAAGAAGGAGCAAAGCTCTCCGACGAGATCCTCCTCAGCGGCGCAGCCTTCAAAGCCTGGCTCAGAATCGTAGCCATCCAGTGCGGCGACGTCTCCCTCTTCCACGACCCCGCCGCTCACCATCAGCCCACTGCCTCCCGCACCCTCACCGCCACCCACTCCGGATACCTCGCCTCCATGGACTGCAAACAAGTAGGCTGGGCCGTCCAACGACTCGGCGCAGGCCGCGCCAAACCCGGTGATCCCGTCAGCGCCCACGCCGGTATCGAGATGCATGCCAAGCTGGGAGACCCGATCAAAGCAGGCCAGCCCCTCGTCACCCTCTTCAGCGAAGACATCTCACTACTCGACGAACCCGAGAGCATGCTCCGCGAAACCCTCCACATCGCCGCGAGCCCGCCTCAACTCCAACCGCTCCTGCGCGAAGTCATCACGAAGAACACCCTCTCCTCCTGA
- a CDS encoding purine-nucleoside phosphorylase, protein MTETNKTNDLYGKVQAAGDYIRSKAPLQPAIGIILGSGLGNFATHVKSATRIPYADIPHFPQSTVQGHSGHLVLGLIAGVPVAVMQGRVHAYEGYAMEQVTFPTRVLGLLGCKTLIVTNAAGGIRTTLAQGSIVAISDHINLTGTNAALGPNEPRFTVVPTPAQRFFDMSTAYSLRLRTLAIEEAARQEFLLTEGVYLAVLGPSFETPAEIHAFRTLGADLVGMSTVHEVIVARHMGIEILGLSLVTNMAAGVPAYGRETADTIDHEEVMETGHRVEKQFTCLLTALIPQIALEQLVKNNES, encoded by the coding sequence ATGACTGAGACAAACAAGACGAACGACCTCTACGGCAAGGTACAGGCCGCCGGCGACTACATCCGCAGCAAGGCTCCGCTCCAGCCTGCCATCGGCATCATCCTAGGCTCCGGTCTCGGCAACTTCGCCACCCACGTCAAATCCGCCACCCGCATCCCCTACGCCGACATCCCCCACTTCCCCCAATCCACCGTTCAGGGCCACTCCGGCCACCTCGTCCTCGGCCTGATCGCAGGCGTACCCGTCGCCGTCATGCAGGGCCGCGTCCACGCCTACGAGGGCTACGCCATGGAGCAGGTCACCTTCCCCACCCGCGTCCTCGGCCTGCTCGGCTGCAAAACCCTCATCGTCACCAACGCCGCCGGCGGAATCCGCACTACCCTCGCGCAGGGTTCCATCGTCGCCATCTCCGACCACATCAACCTCACCGGAACCAACGCCGCCCTCGGCCCCAACGAGCCCCGCTTCACCGTCGTCCCAACGCCGGCCCAGCGCTTCTTCGACATGTCAACCGCCTACTCCCTCCGCCTCCGCACCCTCGCCATCGAAGAGGCCGCCCGCCAGGAGTTTCTCCTCACCGAAGGCGTCTATCTCGCCGTCCTCGGCCCCAGCTTCGAAACCCCTGCCGAAATCCACGCCTTCCGCACCCTCGGCGCCGATCTCGTCGGCATGTCCACCGTCCACGAGGTCATCGTCGCCCGCCACATGGGCATCGAAATCCTCGGCCTCTCGCTCGTCACCAACATGGCCGCCGGCGTCCCAGCCTACGGACGCGAGACCGCCGACACCATCGACCACGAAGAGGTGATGGAGACTGGCCACCGTGTCGAAAAGCAGTTCACCTGCCTCCTCACCGCGCTCATCCCTCAGATCGCACTAGAGCAGCTCGTCAAAAACAACGAATCGTAA
- a CDS encoding sigma 54-interacting transcriptional regulator, with protein MKPRLLAISGSLTGTVRELIDSPISVGRLEANQLCLTDPTVSRNHCTIQRVDQNGQYELVDLDSRSGTFVNGMPILRRSLDHGDTIRIGNADFVFLTHEGEAVATPRRRASDLSSSPPSEATPIAPPAGLPTFGVEVGRMARDLTALFRISNVINSIRDSQLLQRELLQLIFEVVPADEGAVVLLADFEEETLEICSWNRHTGAPSNIEVQRELVHRAFWERTAVHIDADPDAGQMNNILCLPLVAIERTIGVLYLTSLHPAPPFGEDHIYFLDSASRIAAVTLENILALDALRSENSKLKRQLNPVTNLVGESRQIRQVSEFISRVAQSDSTVLIRGESGTGKEVVARSIHQSSPRSERPFVAINCAAIPETLLESELFGHEKGAYTGALGMRKGKLEAAEDGTLFLDEIGELAPAMQAKLLRVLQQREFERVGGTHSVAFKARVLAATNKNLEQAIKSNEFRQDLYYRLNVVSVSVPPLREHCEDIPLLSLYFASKYAQKNKRPFKGISSEARSLLLGYSWPGNVRELENAIEHALVLGLTEEILAEDLPNVILEQQSAKLVGAKYHDVLNESKKELILNALRDSKGSYPEAARTLGIHPKYLHRLARNLNLKSDPP; from the coding sequence ATGAAACCGCGGCTCCTCGCCATCTCGGGCTCGCTGACCGGAACCGTTCGAGAGCTGATCGACAGTCCAATCTCTGTTGGCAGACTCGAAGCAAACCAGTTATGCCTCACCGATCCCACCGTCTCCCGGAACCACTGCACCATCCAGCGTGTTGACCAGAACGGCCAATATGAACTGGTCGATCTCGACAGCAGAAGCGGCACCTTTGTCAATGGAATGCCCATCCTGCGTCGCTCCCTCGACCACGGAGACACCATCCGTATCGGCAACGCCGACTTCGTCTTCCTGACGCACGAAGGCGAAGCGGTGGCCACTCCCAGAAGACGCGCGAGTGACCTTTCTTCCAGCCCACCATCAGAAGCCACGCCAATCGCGCCACCCGCGGGCCTCCCAACCTTCGGAGTAGAAGTCGGACGCATGGCGCGAGACCTCACCGCCCTCTTCAGAATCAGCAATGTCATCAACTCCATCCGCGACTCGCAACTCCTGCAACGCGAGCTTCTGCAGCTTATCTTCGAGGTCGTCCCAGCCGACGAAGGTGCAGTCGTTCTGCTCGCTGACTTTGAAGAAGAGACCCTCGAAATCTGCAGCTGGAACCGTCATACCGGCGCACCTTCGAACATCGAAGTTCAAAGAGAACTCGTTCACCGCGCCTTCTGGGAACGAACCGCCGTCCACATCGACGCCGATCCAGACGCAGGCCAGATGAACAACATACTCTGCCTGCCGCTGGTCGCTATAGAACGAACCATCGGCGTCCTCTATCTCACCTCCCTGCATCCCGCTCCACCCTTTGGCGAAGACCATATCTACTTCCTCGACTCGGCCTCCCGCATCGCAGCGGTGACCCTCGAAAACATTCTTGCCCTCGATGCGTTGCGCTCCGAGAACTCAAAACTGAAACGTCAGCTCAACCCGGTCACCAACCTGGTCGGTGAAAGTCGGCAGATCCGTCAGGTCAGCGAGTTCATCTCCCGAGTCGCACAGAGCGACTCCACCGTACTCATTCGAGGCGAGAGCGGCACCGGCAAAGAGGTCGTCGCACGCTCCATTCACCAAAGCAGCCCAAGAAGCGAACGCCCCTTCGTCGCCATCAACTGCGCCGCCATCCCCGAGACACTCCTTGAGAGCGAACTCTTCGGTCACGAGAAGGGCGCATACACCGGAGCCCTCGGCATGAGGAAGGGAAAGCTCGAAGCCGCTGAAGATGGAACTCTCTTTCTCGACGAGATCGGCGAACTCGCTCCCGCAATGCAAGCCAAACTCCTGCGAGTTCTACAGCAAAGAGAGTTCGAACGAGTAGGCGGCACACACTCCGTCGCCTTCAAAGCCCGCGTCCTCGCCGCCACCAACAAAAATCTCGAGCAGGCCATCAAGTCCAACGAGTTTCGCCAGGACCTCTACTACCGCCTCAACGTAGTCTCGGTCTCCGTCCCGCCGCTGCGCGAACACTGCGAAGACATCCCTCTGCTCTCCCTCTACTTCGCCTCGAAGTACGCGCAAAAAAACAAACGGCCCTTCAAAGGCATCTCCTCCGAAGCCCGCTCCCTCCTCCTCGGTTACAGCTGGCCCGGCAATGTCCGCGAACTCGAGAACGCTATCGAGCATGCCCTCGTCCTCGGCCTCACCGAAGAGATCCTCGCCGAAGACCTCCCCAACGTCATCCTCGAGCAGCAGTCCGCAAAACTCGTAGGGGCGAAGTATCACGACGTCCTGAACGAGTCCAAGAAAGAGCTGATCCTCAACGCGCTTCGAGACTCAAAAGGGAGCTATCCCGAAGCTGCACGCACCCTCGGCATTCACCCCAAGTATCTCCACCGCCTCGCACGAAACCTCAACCTGAAATCCGATCCACCCTAG
- a CDS encoding GNAT family N-acetyltransferase, with amino-acid sequence MLTVTESRSIALLPNRAVSPELPSKKDIRLEAGDYVVRLALSEGERAAAYRLRFIVFNLEMNEGLESAYVDGYDKDHFDDVCDHMIVQQSSTGAIVGTYRMQMGDVAGKYFGYYSEQEFCFAPYEAMRGQIVELGRACIHREHRSSEVLHLLWRGIARYALVNGGRYMMGCCSLTSQDAEMGHAVYESLRGCMVEPSLLTVATTAFRLPAAKVEMTEVRAPKLLRAYLTIGAKICSEPAIDRDFKTIDFLTLLDLQTLHPRVAKRFLEGC; translated from the coding sequence ATGCTTACAGTGACTGAGTCGCGGTCTATCGCACTTCTTCCGAATAGGGCTGTATCTCCGGAGCTGCCGTCGAAGAAGGATATTCGGCTGGAGGCGGGAGACTATGTTGTGCGGCTGGCGTTGAGCGAGGGGGAGCGAGCCGCGGCTTACAGGTTGAGGTTTATCGTGTTCAACCTGGAGATGAATGAAGGGCTCGAGTCGGCCTATGTGGATGGGTACGATAAAGATCACTTCGATGATGTGTGCGACCACATGATTGTTCAGCAGAGCAGCACGGGCGCGATTGTGGGAACGTACCGGATGCAGATGGGGGATGTGGCAGGGAAGTACTTTGGGTATTACAGCGAGCAGGAGTTCTGTTTCGCTCCATACGAGGCTATGCGTGGACAGATCGTTGAGTTGGGGCGTGCCTGTATTCATCGGGAGCATCGGTCGTCGGAGGTGTTGCATCTGCTGTGGCGGGGAATTGCGAGGTATGCGCTGGTGAACGGCGGGCGGTACATGATGGGATGCTGCTCGCTGACGTCGCAGGATGCGGAGATGGGACATGCGGTGTATGAGTCGCTGCGTGGCTGCATGGTGGAACCGTCGCTGTTGACCGTTGCTACGACTGCGTTTCGATTGCCGGCGGCGAAGGTCGAGATGACGGAGGTTCGCGCGCCGAAGCTGTTGAGGGCTTACCTGACGATTGGGGCGAAGATCTGCAGCGAGCCGGCGATTGATCGCGACTTCAAGACGATCGATTTTCTGACGCTACTGGATCTGCAGACGCTGCATCCGAGGGTGGCAAAGAGATTTCTTGAGGGGTGCTGA
- a CDS encoding PP2C family protein-serine/threonine phosphatase produces the protein MAFKKSSKNTDEYKRLVQSEEDKTTGWLNTVVFLAIAAVAYTDWIVVANVSLGYLYVLPIALSALVNTLPLTIALAVLCTILQDLFGPASESLPLRVAHIALAIVSFLIVGFLVTLIARQRGRLAAEVRRQRDEYERDLTLASQVQRQVLSKPPIVPGLELAAAMQTARLLGGDYYDFFQISDSIVDVVIADVSGKGAAASLLMPSLAVALRLRARELSGPAAILKDLDVCLKQITNPATFVTMFYARFNPTLRTLQYACGGHNPPLLLRTSTGESILLEESGPIMGILPDAQFFDTLIPLETGDILTLYTDGVTEQENEREEQFSLERLTKLILSKEAESATAIVADISEAVSTFAGATEQTDDLTVVIAKLL, from the coding sequence ATGGCCTTCAAAAAGAGCAGCAAAAACACCGACGAATACAAACGGCTCGTTCAATCCGAAGAGGACAAGACAACCGGATGGTTGAACACCGTCGTCTTCCTCGCCATCGCTGCCGTCGCTTACACCGACTGGATCGTCGTGGCCAATGTCTCGCTCGGCTACCTTTATGTCCTTCCCATCGCACTCAGCGCTCTTGTCAACACGCTCCCCCTCACCATCGCCTTAGCCGTCCTCTGCACCATCCTCCAGGATCTCTTCGGACCAGCATCCGAGTCCCTTCCCCTCAGAGTCGCCCACATCGCGCTCGCCATCGTCAGTTTTCTCATCGTAGGCTTTCTCGTCACCCTCATCGCAAGACAGCGGGGGCGCCTCGCAGCAGAGGTGCGCCGCCAGCGCGACGAATACGAGCGCGATCTTACCCTCGCCTCCCAGGTCCAGCGGCAAGTCCTGTCAAAGCCTCCCATCGTTCCTGGACTCGAATTGGCTGCGGCCATGCAAACCGCGCGTCTGCTCGGCGGCGACTACTACGACTTCTTCCAGATCTCAGACAGCATCGTCGATGTCGTCATCGCCGATGTCTCCGGCAAAGGCGCAGCCGCCTCTCTTCTCATGCCCTCGCTCGCCGTCGCACTTCGCCTCCGCGCTCGCGAACTCAGCGGCCCAGCCGCCATTCTCAAAGACCTCGACGTCTGTCTCAAGCAGATCACCAACCCCGCCACCTTTGTCACGATGTTCTACGCCCGCTTCAATCCAACCCTTCGGACGCTCCAGTACGCTTGCGGAGGCCATAACCCACCCCTCCTCCTGCGAACCAGCACAGGAGAATCAATCCTTCTGGAGGAATCCGGTCCCATCATGGGCATTCTCCCTGACGCTCAATTCTTTGACACGCTCATCCCCCTTGAAACCGGCGACATCCTCACCCTCTACACCGATGGAGTCACCGAGCAGGAGAACGAACGCGAAGAACAGTTCTCTCTCGAACGTCTAACAAAACTCATCCTAAGCAAAGAAGCAGAATCCGCGACCGCCATCGTCGCCGACATCTCCGAGGCGGTCTCCACCTTTGCCGGAGCAACAGAGCAAACCGACGACCTCACCGTAGTCATCGCAAAACTTCTCTAA